From the Patescibacteria group bacterium genome, the window CCGCATGGTGGAAGCCGGTGAGGACCCGGAGTTCATTGCTCGGCGCATGGTGGTCTTCGCCTCCGAAGACGTTGGCTTGGCTGACCCAAATGCGCTTACCGTGGCCATTAATGTGATGCAGGCCGTAAAGCTGATTGGTTACCCAGAGTGTCAGATCAACCTTTCTCACGGCTGTGTGTACTTGGCCAACGCGCCAAAAGATAACTCGACGTACAAGGGTATGCTCGCAGCCAAGCAGGACGTGAAGGAGAGCATGAACGAGCCAGTGCCGCTGCACTTACGTAATGCGGTTACCGATCTGATGAAAGATTTAGATTATGGGAAGGATTACAAGTACTCGCATGACTTCGCAGCTGAAGAGGGGAAGCAAGACTATTTGCCCAAGAAGTTGAAGGGGAAGAAGTACTGGGAGAAGAAGGTATAGAGCCGCCTGCCCACCGAAGCTTCTGAGCGAAGGAGGGTAAGGCCATAGAGTCGTAAGTAAATACAATGCACCCAAGCAGCACGTTCTCTAACGTGCGGTGTTTGTTCGTTGTTTACAAAAAAACCAGCCTCCGGTGAAAGAGGCTGGCAGATGAACGTGCTGTATCGTTGCAATTAATGGTGACAGTGCTTAGTTTTTGATGTGAATTCCTGCTTTCGTGGGAATGGTCGGATATCATCCTTTTCTGCATAGGTGAGGATGCGTTCGATTTCACCCTCTACCTTTTCTGCAGTTGGGAATGAACAAACCTTCCGTGGAACACCGATAACCGGGAGCTTGTACTGAGCATGTTTCCTCGCCGCCGCCGCAGTCCGCCGCACGCGCGGGACATGGTACCAGGTTGTGACAACCAGGATGCGCCAATGGTCAATTATTTGTCGTAAATCATGGGCACCGTTGAACATATACGGGATTTTGTTGAAAGCTTCAAATTGCGTTTTGGTGTTGGCAGCCCCGCGCTTCCCACAGTCAAGGAGAATAATATTCGTTGCTGGCCAACCGGTCTGAAGTGTCACTTCAACCATCATTGGCAGCTGCTCGGTCTCACCGTTGAGAATGAGTAGGTAACCCTCTTCTTGAATCACTTTGGCAGTTATTTGCCGATTTGGTTTGCCCGCTTTACGCAGGTAAGACTTTAGGAGTTGATGGAGGAGCCAAACTGTCCATTCAACTCGGACGATATTTTCCTCCGTCTTTTCTAGCACTCGTTGCTTTGATCCGACTTCCTGCAGTGGCTTTGGCGGAGCAGAAAGCACCATCGCAGCTTTAACTGTATCAGAGAGAAGATCAAATTCTTCTTCCGTAAGCGCTTGGTTTTCCACAGCTACAAATTCCTCTAGCAGCACTTCCCGCGTCAACACTCGTTTTGTCAATGACAACCTCCTTCTAGGTTTTGCGTTTTTGTTCCAGCCACCGTATCATGTATCTTGTAGTTCGTCAATTGTGTTAGGGGCGGGCTGCATTAGACATTAAAAAAATATTAGCACAATAAAAAAACCAGCCTCGGTGAGGAGACTGGTATAAAGGACAAAATATGTAGCTATCCGGTGAAGGTCAGAAGACCCAGTTCCCGGAGCGCAGCGTAGCCAGTATCCCGGCCACCTGCTTCGTTATCGTACGAATTCGCGAGAAAGATCCAGTACTCAGCGAGCGGCATCAGCACAGGCTGCAGCTGTTCATTGCTATCCAAATGCATGGAGGTAATGATTGGCTCGTCGTTAGGACCGTACGCGGGGGTGCCAAGGAAGGGGAAGAAACGTTCGGTACTTTTTCGACCACTCAGACCCAAACCATTCGGGCTGGAGAGGGGAGTAACAGACGTGAGTTGCACGCCGGTTTCCTGTTGGGTTTCCCGCAAGGCACAGTCTGCCATAGACTCGCCTTTCTCTGGTATGCCCGCGGGTGGGGTGAGGGACACCTGCTCGAAACCGTGTTTGAATTCGCCGGTGAGGAGCACGTAGGATTCCTCGGGCGCGCGTAAGAGAATAAACGTACACGCCCAGTTCTTCGCTCTGGTTCGGCACCAAAGGTCAGAACCTCCATCCAGCGTGACCACCTCGATTTTTGGTGCGTAGGCAAGTTGCTTGCGCTGGTTCGGCAGTAGTTCCTCGGGATTGAGCGTTTCTAGGGGCTGGATATTGGTAACCAGCTTCTGCTGAATGCCAAGGGTTTGCAGCACCTCGTAAACGTTCGTGGCAGTGACGATGGGGAAGCCCCACCGCATTGGGATTGTAGCTGTTTCCACGGGAAGCAGCCTTTCCACTAGCACGGCTAGTGGCTAACAGGTTAGCGATACCTCTCGAGCTCGTGTTCCCCAACCTAGGGCGAGCACAAGAGTTTGTGAAGTGTTCTACGTGCTTATGCGTGGATGGGCAATCGGTTCAGGTACAGCAGCGCGCGGAGGGTTACCCCAACGGCACACTCTTCGTACGCCTGCCCGTTGCGAATGAGCATCAGCCACTCCGATACGGGCATGACCACTGCCTTAAGGAGGCCACGTGACTCGAGTTTCGATATCTTGCGCACAATGGGCAGCTTGGGAATACCCAGAAATGGGTAGTACCCCTGTGTCAGCTGTCGCGTGGAGACCCCAACGAGTTGCTGGCTCAGGGGAATGACGCGCTCGAGCTCAATACCTACTTCCTGGCGCAGAGTTCGTACAGCGCACGCCGCAAATGGGTCATCGCTTGCACAATCATCTGGAGTCGGTACGCCTGAGGGAGGCGAAATGCTCACCGCTTCAATGCCCTGTTTCCACTCACACACCAGGAGTACCAGATCATCAGTGCCATGGGGATTCGGCAATAGGGTGAAAGTGGTTTGCCAATTCCTCCCCGTCGCCCGGAACGCTACGTAGCGTTGTCCGTTATTCGGTTTGCAGAAGATGACTGCTTGGCTCTTGGGTGCGAATTGACCTAAGTCACGACGTTCGGCTGCCGAAAGATTTCGTTCGGCGTACTCCGGCAAGGGGATAGGCCCCTCGACGGTTTTCCATGGCACAATGCCGCTCTCCTGCAGAACTTCGTAGACGTTGTTCGCGCAGACGAGTGGGAACCCGTAGGCCTGTTCTTGGGGTGTCAAGGTATCTCCTTTTGCCTATTCTTTTTTTGCTTTTTTATTCCAATCACCGTATCATATATTTAGCAATTCGTCAACCCATCAGGAGGGGACTATGCCCAAACACCCAAAGAAAGTCTTTGAAGAAAAAATGACCGTTGGTGACCGGATTGCCGCAATCATTGCGCGGTTTACCGGTAACATGGCCTTCGTCTGGTGGCATGCGTTTTTGTTCGTCCTGTGGATTGGGTTGAACATTGCAGCAGGTGAGCTGGCTTGGGATCCGTACCCATTTAACTTTCTCACCATGGTGGTTTCGTTGGAAGCAATTTTCCTCTCCACCTTTGTTTTGATTGCGCAAAACCGAGAATCACGGAAAAATGAAATTCGGGAACAGCTGGACTACGAAGTGAACGTCAAAGCGGAAAAAGAAATCCAAGAAATAAAAAAATTACTGCAACTACTCAGCCGTACCAAGCGCAAGTAAGGGATAGCGGCGTGGTTGACGGCACAGGTTTTTTCTGCTATACTGCATGCAGAATGGAAAAACAAAAAGCCACACGCACAGTGCTGCTGAGCCTGGGACTTCTCGTCGCCGGGTGGTTTTTGTTTCACGCACCTGCAGCATTTGCTCTGGACACGGCAGGTGTCTACGCACCAAAAGTTGGCGGTAATGTTCTAGATCAACCTATGCTGGTGGCTGGCATTGCGCCGGTGAACAGCACGGTGTTCGTTTTTGTTGA encodes:
- a CDS encoding ElyC/SanA/YdcF family protein is translated as MTKRVLTREVLLEEFVAVENQALTEEEFDLLSDTVKAAMVLSAPPKPLQEVGSKQRVLEKTEENIVRVEWTVWLLHQLLKSYLRKAGKPNRQITAKVIQEEGYLLILNGETEQLPMMVEVTLQTGWPATNIILLDCGKRGAANTKTQFEAFNKIPYMFNGAHDLRQIIDHWRILVVTTWYHVPRVRRTAAAARKHAQYKLPVIGVPRKVCSFPTAEKVEGEIERILTYAEKDDIRPFPRKQEFTSKTKHCHH
- a CDS encoding NUDIX domain-containing protein is translated as METATIPMRWGFPIVTATNVYEVLQTLGIQQKLVTNIQPLETLNPEELLPNQRKQLAYAPKIEVVTLDGGSDLWCRTRAKNWACTFILLRAPEESYVLLTGEFKHGFEQVSLTPPAGIPEKGESMADCALRETQQETGVQLTSVTPLSSPNGLGLSGRKSTERFFPFLGTPAYGPNDEPIITSMHLDSNEQLQPVLMPLAEYWIFLANSYDNEAGGRDTGYAALRELGLLTFTG
- a CDS encoding DUF1003 domain-containing protein, which encodes MPKHPKKVFEEKMTVGDRIAAIIARFTGNMAFVWWHAFLFVLWIGLNIAAGELAWDPYPFNFLTMVVSLEAIFLSTFVLIAQNRESRKNEIREQLDYEVNVKAEKEIQEIKKLLQLLSRTKRK